Genomic DNA from Penaeus monodon isolate SGIC_2016 chromosome 15, NSTDA_Pmon_1, whole genome shotgun sequence:
ACGAGCTCTGTTTGGGTCCACCAGCTGCGACAGGGGCGCACGAGCTCTGTTTGGGTCCACCAGCTGCGACAGGGACGCACGAGCTCTGTTTGGGTCCTCCAGCTGCGACAGGGACGCACGAGCTCTGTTTGGGTCCACCAGCTGCGACAGGGACGCACGAGCTCTGTTTGGGTCCACCAGCTGCGACAGGGACGCACGAGCTCTGTTTGGGTCCACCAGCTGCGACAGGGACGCACGAGCTCTGTTTGGGTCCTCCAGCTGCGACAGGGACGCACGAGCTCTGTTTGGGTCCACCAGCTGCGACAGGGACGCACGAGCTCTCTCCCACACGCGAAGCCGCACATTCACgtccacagacagacacacgcgtgCACATATGCTCatatttgcaaaataaaatacTTACATACACNNNNNNNNNNNNNNNNNNNNNNNNNNNNNNNNNNNNNNNNNNNNNNNNNNNNNNNNNNNNNNNNNNNNNNNNNNNNNNNNNNNNNNNNNNNNNNNNNNNNNNNNNNNNNNNNNNNNNNNNNNNNNNNNNNNNNNNNNNNNNNNNNNNNNNNNNNNNNNNNNNNNNNNTACTGTAGAGTTGATAAgcaaaaagataatgtaatagcTTCAACAAATACTCATAGCTCGATTTATAGACGTAGGAAATTTTCGACAGTAATCTAGTCATACGAAAAAAAGAAGCATCacatttaatttccatttttactTCAGACTAATTTAGAAATGATTAATTTTGTCAGGAAGATAATGGCAACGTAAATCCCGTACTTCGTCTTAATGAAGCCTTTAAAGTCCTCCGGGATTTCATTATCGAAGGGGTGATTAAGAGGGCGTTCATATAAATGGGACAGCGTAAATGCAGCAGCTGTAGCTAAGCCAAGGAAAACTGCGATTAACCTTTATCGCTGCTAGGTTGGGATATTTTCatcatctattttctctttctcgtttactTTACTTGTTTACTCAATAATCCAGTCGTTTCAATTATCCCGGGGGTATGTCAAGAGCCCCGTAGTGTAAAGCAAGTCTCAACACTTTTTATGAAAAACACCCTTTTTCCCATGTGATTCTGAAAGTACAGGACAGATATTCCTCAACTCAATTCACACTctttaaaaaagatgaataaatgaacaaacaaaagacacacaacaaaatactaaATATTCTCTCAAACTCTGTACCTATAAAACCGAGCAAGTATGAACCAAGATTATTGGAATTAGTCAGCAATTCTACACGCGTGGgcggagaaaaatatattttgaaatatttcttCTTGTGAGCAGTTTTATAAACTGTAAGAGAAGAAAAAGCTTgagattttctatttctatcgcATAAAGGCTTTGGTGTCTTATGCTCTTTGGTGAAGGAAGCAANNNNNNNNNNNNNNNNNNNNNNNNNNNNNNNNNNNNNNNNNNNNNNNNNNNNNNNNNNNNNNNNNNNNNNNNNNNNNNNNNNNNNNNNNNNNNNNNNNNNNNNNNNNNNNNNNNNNNNNNNNNNNNNNNNNNNNNNNNNNNNNNNNNNNNNNNNNNNNNNNNNNNNNNNNNNNNNNNNNNNNNNNNNNNNNNNNNNNNNNNNNNNNNNNNNNNNNNNNNNNNNNNNNNNNNNNNNNNNNNNNNNNNNNNNNNNNNNNNNNNNNNNNNNNNNNNNNNNNNNNNNNNNNNNNNNNNNNNNNNNNNNNNNNNNNNNNNNNNNNNNNNNNNNNNNNNNNNNNNNNNNNNNNNNNNNNNNNNNNNNN
This window encodes:
- the LOC119582258 gene encoding protein IWS1 homolog, whose product is MSICARVCLSVDVNVRLRVWERARASLSQLVDPNRARASLSQLEDPNRARASLSQLVDPNRARASLSQLVDPNRARASLSQLVDPNRARASLSQLEDPNRARASLSQLVDPNRARAPLSQLVDPNRARAPLSQLVDPNRARASLSQLEDPNRARASLSQLEDPNRARASLSQLVDPNRARASLSQLEDPNRPGDRTPRFDSTANLRALHNLSAKKRPFSFAMLSGSKMREQKK